A stretch of DNA from Cytophagia bacterium CHB2:
GTTCCATTCAAGAAAGTTATGCCTGATGCTTGTGATACGACGCCTGCTTTTTTTATCGACTCTTCTCTTATTCTCCGCTTGCGGCAACAGCGACTATGACGAGGCGAAACAGCTTTATGAACGTTCGCGGGAATCCGATCCCTCCGTGACCGTGGAATTTGCCGATCCGTTGGGCCGCGCCATCGAGCTGCTCGAAGGTTTTCTGTCACGCAACCACGAGGACCCGGCTGCCACGTTGCTGCTGTGGCGCTGCTATTCCCGCACCGGCAACCCGCGCGCCACCGCGATGCGCGAAAGCATGCTCACCATGCCCGAAGCCAGGCGCGAGATTATGCCGGATGAAAGCCGGCGCGAGCATGACGACTACATGCGCGCGCAAATGGTCGATCTGCTCGGCGGCATGGCAGCGCCCACCGAAACCAAATTTTTTGTTGCTCTCATGGAGAACGATCCGGCCACCGGCGTGCAACAAGCAAGCGTCAAGGTTCTGGCGCAATTGCGCAATCAACAAGCGCTGCCGCCGCTGCTCAAAAAGTTGACCAACGGCGACGACTTGGTGCGTGCCGCGGTGGCGCGTGCGCTCTCCGCTTATCCGCGCTCGGATGTTACTGACGCGCTGTATCTACGCATCGCCGACAACCGTGAAAATCCCGAGGTGCGCGGCAATGCCGGCTTGTCAATCGCCGAAATCGGCGGACTCAATCCCGGTTTATGGCATGACATCTCGCCCAAGTTTCAGCAACTGTTGGCGGACCCGGGCAAATCGCTGTCCACCCGCCTGCTGGCTGCGATGATTCTGGCGAAACGCGGCAGTGCCAGCGGCCGCGATCTTGCGATGAAAAACGCCGATATTGAAGATGCGTTTACACGCGGCCTGGCAATTGTCACGCTGGGATTGACCGGCAACGAAAAAGCGCTGCCCGCCATCGTGGTTGCCGCACAAAACAGCAATTGGAAACTGCGCTATCAAGCCGCAGAAGCACTCGGTGATTTGGCCGATCCGAAGGGGTTGCCCGCTCTCTACAAGGCGAAAGACGACCCCAATGAATTCGTGCGGCAGGCGGCGCGCGCTGCAATTGAGAAAATCAAAGGCAAGGCCGGCCCGCGAAAATAATGCGCTAAAATAAGTTTCTCAACGGCGAGAAGCAAATAAATTTCCCGCAAGAAAAACGCAACAATTGCGCGTCCTTCATCGTTGAATCCTGCCGGTTGCTTGTGACGCTCATCTCGTGAGGAACGTTTTCATGACCCGCCTTTGCCGTTTCGGTTTTGCCGCTTTATTGTTCTGCATTTTTTATGATGGCATTCCTGCCGCCGCACAGCAGTATTCCCGCCCGCCGCGCGCGCTGGTTGAGATTTCCGCTCCGGCGCTGTCCGCAAAAACCTTACAGAACTTTTTGACTGCCGGCTTTGATATTGCGGAGGCGCATCCCCAATCCGGCGTTTTTGAAGTGATTCTGCATGCCGAAGAGCTGGAAGCGCTGCGCCGCCTCGGCATTCCATACCAAATCAATATTGCCAATCTCGAGACCTATGCGCAAGCGCTGCGCGCGAGCGATTACCTCGATCATTTTTTTGACTACGAGCGCACGCTTGAGGAACTGGTGATTGCGCAGGCGATTTATCCCGAGCTGATGCAACTTGTCGATATCGGCGATAGCTGGGAGAAAACACAAAACCTCGCGGAGCGCGATCTCTGGGCAGTCAAGATTTCAGATCATGTGGCGCGGGACGAAGACGAGCCGGAAGTGTTGATCATGGCCCTGCATCATGCGCGCGAGATCATCACGCCGGGCATCGTG
This window harbors:
- a CDS encoding HEAT repeat domain-containing protein, with translation MLVIRRLLFLSTLLLFSACGNSDYDEAKQLYERSRESDPSVTVEFADPLGRAIELLEGFLSRNHEDPAATLLLWRCYSRTGNPRATAMRESMLTMPEARREIMPDESRREHDDYMRAQMVDLLGGMAAPTETKFFVALMENDPATGVQQASVKVLAQLRNQQALPPLLKKLTNGDDLVRAAVARALSAYPRSDVTDALYLRIADNRENPEVRGNAGLSIAEIGGLNPGLWHDISPKFQQLLADPGKSLSTRLLAAMILAKRGSASGRDLAMKNADIEDAFTRGLAIVTLGLTGNEKALPAIVVAAQNSNWKLRYQAAEALGDLADPKGLPALYKAKDDPNEFVRQAARAAIEKIKGKAGPRK
- a CDS encoding zinc carboxypeptidase translates to MTRLCRFGFAALLFCIFYDGIPAAAQQYSRPPRALVEISAPALSAKTLQNFLTAGFDIAEAHPQSGVFEVILHAEELEALRRLGIPYQINIANLETYAQALRASDYLDHFFDYERTLEELVIAQAIYPELMQLVDIGDSWEKTQNLAERDLWAVKISDHVARDEDEPEVLIMALHHAREIITPGIVLDFMHTLLTGYGQDPEITYLVNHRQIWLIPVVNPDGLEYVFNSDLWWRKNRRRNSDGTFGVDLNRNYGFKWGLNDIGSSPNPNAATYRGSEAFSEPEIAAIRDFVSARRFRASLSYHSFGNLMIYPWGYASEITPDHHSFVALADSLVAYNNFAPGLAIETVGYFVN